ctGTTGACAGAAGTGTGCACGGGTTTAAACAACACATATCTTGCGTGTTCAAATTCAGTTTTGCATCTTGAAAACAATACTTATAATACTAcacatataaaatttaaaaacctgcAACTGTTGATAAAAGCACATCATAGGAATTTCCCCCATCTGCTGCTGTGTTGTCAAGGCCTTTTAGGTTTGTACGCCTTGAAGCAGGACATACACGCAGGATATGGTAAAGTGTGGATCTAGAAAGAGGAATGAACTCTGTCTCTTCACAATATGCCAGGTAGATTTTGACCAGGGTTGAGTGCCAAACTGTTCTAACCACTTCTGGAATGGATATGACACTGCCATCTTCTAGTCTCATCTCTTTAGTACCAATAGAGGAAACCTGTGAAACATTCATATAAATCAATTTCTAAAGTACATGAATAGGTACAGGTATATAGCCCACATACTGGCGCATAGCTTGACTGTTGAAATTCAAGTTAAGAATTCTATGCTCAATATAACTACTGAAATTGAAAGTTAATATTTTCATAGATTCATGGACAAAGTTATACaattgaaaagaatattttggTTTGCTACTGGTAATGGGGACCACCAGCAACTAATTAAGGTCACTCTAGGATACAGTGCAAACAGCTAATACTGCACTACAAATTAAAATCCAAATAAATACCTGATAAAATGCTGGATTAAGATGAAATCCAGTGCATGGTCTAATTTTATAATGTCCATTTTTCTGTGAAACACTGGTTTCTGATTTGGAACCTCAGTACCTTTAAAAATGGATTACTTTAGCAACAAagctaattttaaaaatgtatgtaataatacatgtaccaacctGGTAAAATGAAGTATTCAAGAAAAGCATAATTAATGCATGATCTATCTTCACAATATCTATATAGTAcaaatgtagtacatgtacatgttttcaaattattattattttttttagaaaaatgtgtgcaaaactgTAAAGCTTTAGTGATATTTACTGTTCATATGACATACTGTCTAACCTTTAATTATTCTGTGCTGCTCTTTTAATCAAAATCCTAATTtcaatttgatacaatattcaTCGTATTAAGAGAAAACCTACCATCTTTTTGATCTAAAGCATGTTTGAGAGCTTCATTTATGGCATAAACTGAGAGTTGAGGGATGAGCTGTTGTAGTTCCTTCTTAGTGTGAGACAATGAAATCAAAGACAGAAGCTGTTTCTTAATGTCTTTATCTCTGCTCTCCATGTACAGATTGACCACAGCTCTTTCTAGATCACAAGAAGTTGTTTTGAGATCTGAAGGTTCCTGGATTAACTGAAAGGTTTTTTCCCCTGACCAGGAGCTATACCTAAGAAAATAAATCATAGCATGTGATTTATTACATAACTGCCTAACAGAACACGAAATTTTGTTTGACGAatatatttctgaaaatattgAGTATTACAATGTAGCCATATTTTATATTAGTTCTTATTCAAGACCTCTCCCAGAAAAATTGGGTTagcttgtacatgtacttgtaccgtacgtaaaacaaaaaaaaatatattttcacacAAGTTCATTAAATGTAATGGTGAAACCATATACTATCCAAAACAGACCCATTTTATTTAAGctgatttttcaaataatatactAGCTGGTTTGGCtaaattaattcattcattTGATTGCACAGACAAGTTTATTTTCCAAACACTTAAACATTTAAGTCAGTCagtattaaaaattattaaattacaaaagtGGCCTTATATTACTTCATTAAAGGGGCaagaaaatttataaagaaaaaattatgctTAATTTATATTATCTAGCAATGCTAAACTAGAGGTAAgtgtactgtgagcaagctcacaaatgataacCCCACCccctaaaaataaaactttatatattattttttacagcaaagtagaaaaaaaaaattcatgaaccCTCTTAAAGGTACTGTTAAATTAACATTctgaaaaaatatagaaattaattctgcaaaataaactttaaataaaaaagccAAATGACAACATATACCTTCTAGGATTAGATTTGTAGCTTCTTCTGCTTTCCTTTTTAAGGTGCGAATGGTGTTGGGCATTAGGATATCTAAATTCCTTCTAACCTGAAATTTCAGCAGACTGAAACTGCCCCTTCTTATAGAACTTAAGGCCTAGCTTGTTTATATCATTAAGCGAAGTTTCCAAATTTTCTTCGCTCCATGAGGAAACTTGGGACAGAGGCTGAGAACTCAGTACCTGtgattatgatagataagattaaaataattgttgttTAATTGCTCTTCATGGCTAGTGCAAGTTGTCTATTTGTTCTACTTTTTAAACTGGGTAAAATTAGATTATTGTTTACAAgtgaatatatcttaattttacTTTCAATTCTGCCAAGCATTTACACACTGACATACTTATATATACACACAATTAGTGATGTTATATCACCTTGAGATTGATTAATTTAGTAcatcaaaattaatcaaatgtCATTAAGAATGTTTGGAATCATCtgcaaaagattaaaaatgtatttatatgaaCTTACAGATTCTTCTTCTGAATATTCCTGCAAGTCTGCTGGTACATTTTCTTCTgcctaaaacagaaaaaaaataaacagttgcATATTTTTTTCGGAACAGtagttaaatgtttttgtaattgAAAGTTCAGCTCAGATTCTCATATTTTACTTGTTTAacttcacaaaatatttaaacaataaccatagaatattaaatgtatgctttaattatcaaaataaatatattattctAAACTCAAAAAGCATACATGTCTCTCATCATGAACAATCCTTGAATAAACCTGATTTTTGGAGTTTTTTGCCTCGATTatcatactacatgtacttgattgccgatgaatctttaaaaaaaaaagtatcattACAAATTTGCTTAAAATCCTAATAACCAAAACATTGTGTCTCTGagataaaaaagattattgTATTAATTGTGGATTAATAAATTAAACCAATAGAATTTACCAGATTTGAGGGGTCGACGTCAGGTTTTACTTCCACATTGAAATTTGGAAATGAGGTTTCATCATTGcaaaaaaactgaaatgaaaataaccctcattaataaataaatgtgtaaatgcAAGGAAAATTTCaataacaagagatgtttgtgaaacacttatgccccccccccccccctttgaatatctgcgaagaaaataaacggaaactgcatataattggaatttttctacgttcAAGGGGCATATCTTTGTCAAAAATTGCACGTTCGTACCCAcaatcgaacttgacctaattattatcattaactctttataccaaatttcatttcaatatgtgcaacctctgcgtagaaaatgaacagaaactgttggtggaccgaccgacagcagcaaagcaatatgccctcccttatTTGAAGGGGGCAAAAAAATTGGATATCATATATTATAGGGAGATGATCACTGTAAGTTATTTTCTctacatgtttataatcattacacaaaaatgaatatttttactgGTTGTAGCCATCAATTAACTCTCACCTTAATGTAGTCTTTTAAGATAAATGAGTTTGTTTCATTTGAATGAATCACATTAATTAGTtccaaatatttataatatatggtaaataaaatatacactttgatatcatgttttaaaatcactTACCTCAATATTTAGCATATTTGAGACCTTCATTGCCTCGTACAAATCTCCTCTGCACTTGCGACAAATACCTGTTATATGATGCAAGGTCATGTTTAATAAAAGAACAAAACGATCTAATTACAGtattaataattaaacaatCAATTAATTATTGCATGCATGCAAgtcaatatataattatacactgAAAGTGTTTTTTATAGAAACCAAATTAACTGGTGATGGTTTATCTCTGGTACAATAGTTCATTAACTATACAATGAAATTCCACATGcaagaaatgtacatgtacaaaattaacATTCAATAGAGTATACTAAGGCTTTCCTTTGAATTGTATTACTAATTTAAGATATAGATCTAAATGTAAcgatatttttacattatacATAGTATCTCCaagcatttcaaaatatgacTTAAGATGTTACTTGCCTGATCCAACAGGTACGAGGACACCTTTGTTGGCAAGTAAAAAATATGACGTTGAAGGCGAGATGGACCTCTCTGGTTTTGCCTTTCCGGTGTGATTTGGGTACGCGCACGTGCTTCCCCGTCGCCACATGACTCCTAACTGTGCACGCAGCTTTGGGCATATAGTACAATGTACCATGGACTTGCAAGAAAATATGCCCACTCGGAAACATAACAAATGCCCCTCAGTAGGAATATGAGAGTTACTTAagttaaaatgattcaaatgacttgatatgttttttaaacatttagaaATTGGAACAAGATTGCACTCTGATGGAAAAAATTTAGAAGGTCCACACACATGGCTGTAAAAAGGCGTAAAACTGCAAATTTGATCTGTATGAAAAGTGTTGTCTGCTTCCATTTTGTTTACTGAATACACCAAAATTAATTTCCTTTACTGAAGAGTTCTACTTAAGGGAGGTAATAAAACTATAGATGCATACTTACTTTAAATGCCTCCCAATTTTTACAGAACAGAAAACCCATGTAAATTGTGAATAAATAAGAAAGCATATGATTAATACTTTTTATAAACACAATTGAAACTAACCAACATCCTTGATGCAAATTGGTTTACCTCAAGACAGTTCACTTAGTTAACACAGTACTCTATGGAGTCATTCGGTAAATATGGCAAAATTCAAAAAGCCCTTGTATTGTTATTAGTGAACAAATCAAAGTGAAATTTTCagaatgtcatatttttaacaagatCTTTATAATTCATTAATAAAAGAAGTATTTTTTGCTAGGttgtatataatattttatttatattgtcTGATTCTTATGTGGACTGGTACTTAAAATAAGCCGCTGCTTATTTTCAAAGTTTCGGAGTATGTTAGCGGCTGAACTGTTTAATAAGACGCTATTAAAaggatattttgagaaaaaaatacaaagttgaCAACGTAAATCTGataaaaatgttagttttaTGCACGTAGCATTGCTTCAAAGTTAAAGGGGGCAGCcatataattttgttattttcgttGACAGTATAAaacaacgaaattaaatccataacgaatttttaacccaAGTGTTATGATTACAATGAGATAACgatatgacaaaattaaatgccactgaaattttatttggtttaaaaacaacaaaattttgacccaacaaaaatatttgcttcTACAGTATTTGAGATCGTGTGACCAGCTATGATTTGGAGACCATGTGACCTATGTTTGGGGGATCATGTAAGTTAAACATATATTCGAGATCATGTGACCAATGTTTAGAAATCATGTGACCAATGTTTAGAGATCATGTGACCTATGTTTGAGAGATCATGTGACCTATGTTTGAGAGATCATGTGACGTACGTTTTTCTGCTTGCTGCCGTCCAACAGCACGGTGTTGATGATGTTGATTTTCTTCTCCTTGACCAGTATGGCAATCAGCCTCATCACCGTCTTCTTGTCCACCATGTAAGCGTTCTCCTCTCGCTCCTTCTCCCGAATTAACTAAAATCAAAACAGCTAGGCCAAAACTCTGATGCTGTGACTTTTACAACCTCTAAACATCATAACTTAACACTGTTAACATTTCTTACAAGTGGTTCTTATATCTACCCCCCCTTTCTCATCACAAGCGCCCATCATATTAGACTAGATAGTTCGCACATTCAACACACACATTCTGATATAATAATTGTGtgtataatgaaattttaattaattttgtaaaaagactTAAGAATAGCAGCACtaacaattataaaataatttaagaaacttgaatatatttttccttttaaatcaaattatggAAAGAAGAATAAGCTCTCTTTTTGGAGCGGTTACCTTGACGATGGGATAGACGCCATCCACGATTTTGTTCTCCTTGATAATGTCTAGGATCATGTTGATTCTCTTCATCTGCTGACACGTGGCACTGACTGTGGGAAGAAATTATTCTGACATTTTACCAGATCTGTTCTGACAGGGTAGAAcagtaaaatgttttgtttgttttccaAACACCCTCACCCATCTGACTCATCAGGCCAGGTCAAATATTATAATTGCATGTTGTAACTATTGTATGTACTGTAGACAATAAACTGTTAACCATATGGCTATTCAGATTTAATAACTGTGCATGAAGAACATTTCACGAATTGCAAAGTCCAGCTAATTTACAAAGCAGAGACCTGAGAGGCAATGTATTAAATGACTCCATCTTGACAAGACAATATTAAGACTTCTCAATGCGCTCACCATCGGTTTTGAAGTGTCTGTTGTGTCTCCCAACATTATTGACGATGCCACTAACTTCCTCCTCAATGGCTTTAACTTTCTCTTTCTTCTTAGGTGACCCTCCTTTCTTCTTCCCAGCAGACTTAGCCTTACTTTCAGTTTTGTCACTTTCAGTTTTGACATCATTGGAAGCCTTTGATGCTTCTGCTGCAATgtttgaagaagaagaagaaatattactgatgattttaaatactttatttaaGGTTATGTGAGCTTATGTGAGCAGAGAAGATCATCCTAATTGTTGAACAAATTTCAATAGTAATGTTAGTTTTCTTTCATATgattcattttgtaattttcaatattgtcttgtataaataaatatatacatcccttgtcagaaaatattaaatttcctCTACATTATTCTAGAAAACTCTGATTccttaaattgatttaaaaccGAATGATTTGCCATTGATTGTATGATATCTTGctgttaaacaaatttaaagatatttcataatgaataGAATTCTGATTAAGGATATAATGCTTATATGTACGATTGGGATAAATGTGACTGACCTCAATCAAATGACTGTGCATAAAGGTCATTACACACAGCTATGCTTCACTGAACAAGACAAACTGACTCGGCCTTGGGAATTCAAAATAAACGTGATTTCAAAACTAGGGGAGTAAATCATAATTCAAATAATCTCCACAAAGTAAAAGAACTTGCCAAAGTTGTGTATCCCTGTTTGTTACCTGCTGTCGTTGATGTCCTGTAGAGACTGTTTGAGTTACCTGCCGTCCTCTGTTTGTCGTTGATGTCCTGTAGAGACTGTTTGAGTTACCTGCCGTTCTCTGTTTGTCGTTGATGTCCTGTAGAGACTGTTTGAGTTACCTGCCGTCCTCTGTTGGTCGTTGATGTCCTGTAGAGACTGTTTGAGTTACCTGCAGTCCTCTGTTTGTCGTTGATGTCCTGTAGAGACTGTTTGAGTTACCTTCTGTCCTCTGTTTGTCGTTGATGTCCTGTAGAGACTGTTTGAGTTACCTGATGTCCTGTAGAGACTGTTTGAGTTACCTGCAGTCCTCTGTTGGTCGTTGATGTCCTGTAGAGACTGTTTGAGTTACCTTCTGTCCTCTGTTGGTCGTTGATGTCCTGTAGAGACTGTTTGAGTTACCTGATGTCCTGTAGAGACTGTTTGAGTTACCTGCAGTCCTCTGTTTGTAGTTGATGTCCTGTAAACACTGTTTGAGTTACCTGCAGTCCTCTGTTTGTCGTTGATGTCCTGTAGAGACTGTTTGAGTTACCTGATGTCCTGTAGAGACTGTTTGAGTTACCTGCAGTCCTCTGTTTGTCGTTGATGTCCTGTAGAGACTGTTTGAGTTACCTGCAGTCCTCTGTTTGTCGTTGATGTCCTGTAGAGACTGTTTGAGTTACCTGATGTCCTCTGTTTGTCGTTGATGTCCTGTAGAGACTGTTTGAGTTACCTGCCGTCCTCTGTTTGTTGTTGATGTCCTGTGGAGACTGTTTGAGTTACCTGTTGCCCTCTGTTTGTCGTTGATGTCCTGTAGAGACTGTTTGAGTTTCTCCTTCTCTTTGTTGATCTGGTTCATCAGCTTGTTCCCCTCCACGTACGTCTTGGACACGCTCCTACAGAAAAAGGGCTTCATTACATTCCTTCAGTTGGTGTCACTAAAATTCCTAATTTGTGacatttagaaccattttaacaaggccttaaACTTTCAGTtatgtaactatctatttcttacatcaaaacatgttaaaatgaagctggtttcaagtgaaatatacactgatTGTGTTGTCTTTGctcaaaagtacatgtaatggtgGTGTGATGTTTGGGCACACAAATCAAACATGATTACAAATGTTTCGTTCATTATTACATCTTGAttaggcctataaaaaaaagttgtgtgtttagggtaacactaatgaaaaaattaggctaggtaggtagggattttttttttattttatcatatttttttctgcatgaatcctaagaatgtttgtttgtgtcatatttaaaaacagatattttaatagaaataatataaaattcacaatcagataaaaacagacatctaaaaatgttaGGATCAGGGCATTTTTCTAGGTTAGGCctggttaccctaaacacacaactttttttttaggccttactACTTCTCATATAATAACCAATACCTGTTTGATACTTAATTCTGATTATTACTTCCTGCTTGATTAGATCTTGTTTGACCACTACTTTCTGTTGAATTCATACTTCCTCTTAATGTGATAACTACTTCCTGTTTGACTACTTCCTGTTTTGTATTACTTCCTGTTTGATAACTCACACTTTTTTCTTCTGTTTGCCGACCTCTGTCATCAGTGAGGTGATGAGGCCGCGGCGTTCCATGGTCCGGATGATCATCCGCACCTCCAGCCCGTCAATCGTCAGCCTCCTCATCATCTTGCTGTTAGAGACACCATCTGTTCCCGCTGCCTCTAACACTGCATAGGCCTGCCGCAAAAACGATGGCTCTACCAGTTGGGGGAAAACAGTGTCATCTG
This genomic window from Crassostrea angulata isolate pt1a10 chromosome 8, ASM2561291v2, whole genome shotgun sequence contains:
- the LOC128158395 gene encoding uncharacterized protein LOC128158395 isoform X1, encoding MEADNTFHTDQICSFTPFYSHVCGPSKFFPSECNLVPISKCLKNISSHLNHFNLSNSHIPTEGHLLCFRVGIFSCKSMVHCTICPKLRAQLGVMWRRGSTCAYPNHTGKAKPERSISPSTSYFLLANKGVLVPVGSGICRKCRGDLYEAMKVSNMLNIEFFCNDETSFPNFNVEVKPDVDPSNLAEENVPADLQEYSEEESVLSSQPLSQVSSWSEENLETSLNDINKLGLKFYKKGQFQSAEISG
- the LOC128158395 gene encoding uncharacterized protein LOC128158395 isoform X3, with protein sequence MTLHHITGICRKCRGDLYEAMKVSNMLNIEFFCNDETSFPNFNVEVKPDVDPSNLIHRQSSTCSMIIEAKNSKNQVYSRIVHDERHAEENVPADLQEYSEEESVLSSQPLSQVSSWSEENLETSLNDINKLGLKFYKKGQFQSAEISG
- the LOC128158395 gene encoding uncharacterized protein LOC128158395 isoform X2 — translated: MEADNTFHTDQICSFTPFYSHVCGPSKFFPSECNLVPISKCLKNISSHLNHFNLSNSHIPTEGHLLCFRVGIFSCKSMVHCTICPKLRAQLGVMWRRGSTCAYPNHTGKAKPERSISPSTSYFLLANKGVLVPVGSGICRKCRGDLYEAMKVSNMLNIEFFCNDETSFPNFNVEVKPDVDPSNLIHRQSSTCSMIIEAKNSKNQVYSRIVHDERHVCFLSLE